TTGAGCAGTATCAAGTTTCTCACAGGCCCAACGCAAAAATTGTAAGTGAGGATTGTTAATTTGCTTTTGAATATTCTGGCGTAAATGACGTTTTTGAACCGGTGGTCTAAAATCATCCATAAGGTCCAGGATTACAGAAAAATCATCTCCTGTGTTAATCTTCGATGAATCTGAGGATGGAGGGTTTCCAATGACAAGAGTTATAGGCCTTGAAGCTATTTCGTAAGCTCTATTTAACTCATATCCCTCAACCGTAAGGGGGTTTACAGGCGTACCAAATAGGTAGTTGCTTAATGTGTTAGCTAGTAACAATTCATTGTGGGAACGTGATTCGTTAATCTCTGTATCAAGTATCGCCATTCGGTAATTCGCAAGCATATATGGAGCGGGTAATATTTCATAGCCGCACAGCAAGTAAGCTCCCTTTTTCGCATCGTTTCTTCTGATACTTTCAAGAAATGATCCAGTTCCACAACATGGATCAATAATTATGTTCCCGTCTGAAAAAATACTATTTCCTTCAAAAGAACGTTTTGTGATAGTTTCGGTAAATCTAACTATAAAGTCAGCTAGCTCAATGGGGGTATAAAACGCACCATAGTCAAAGCGAGAACGAGCATCAAATTTAGACAAAAATAGTTCAAACAGCTTATGATAATCAGGATGTTGTCTTTGTTGTTCAGTCATGTGAACGAATGATAGGAAGCTTATACACTCATCAGTCCAGGAAAGAATGAAACTACTCTCATCTTCTTGGTTATTTATATAATGAATGATAGTAAGGAATGGGCGAAGAACTTGTCCTTCCACAATTTCACGGGACAGGTACTCTCTAATTTTTCTTTCTTTTTCTACTGCTGAATCAGCATCAGTACATTCAACTCGATGTGCAAATAAAATTGTAAACATAATGACTTGAGCTGCAAAATCTGCAAACACACTGTCAAAACGCATATTAGAATCGTTATGGTTATAAACTAATTGTTTTAACCCATCTAACAAAATGATTGCATTTTTCTCCTCAGTATCCATTGCCTCATCTAATGGAATTGACGAAAAACGAAGTATTTCATCTGAGAGATAACGTGTTCTGATTGCAATTTGCTCCACCAAAGATCCTTCGTCATAATACTGAGGCGATGGTTCCGAAAAAAATCTACGCATCATGTGCTCGAATTCTATATTTGGAGTAATAGAAGACCAATCAGACTGAAGTATAAGCGATTTATCAATCAATGAAACAACTTTTGGTTTCATGCCATCAGTAAATGAGTAAACAAAGTCAATGCCATCAGTAATTATTAGCTTGTGTCCTAATGAAAGGTAACGATTAAATTGCTCTTCATACGGTGCAATATCAAAAGTATTCTGGCTTAAGCCCTTAGCTTCAATATATCCGTATACACCTAGAGTATTTCTGTCATGCATTCGCCAATCAGGCCTACCCATACGAGCTTGGTTCTTAGGTTCTAGTATAACTACAATATTTGGATTTCCGTTAAGAACAGTAGCCAGCTCTCTAAACATAGTATCCAAAGGAGGCCTGAAAGAGAGCTCGGCAGTATGTTGATTACCTGATAATGAGTCTTGATAATCTTGTTGGAGGCTTGATAAATATTTTTTAATAATTACCTGATAAGACACAAGCTTTTACCTCTTTTCTAAGGTAATATTCTATAATGCTTCCACCAATTATTTTTGCGAGTGTTGGAGGGACTGCATTTCCTATCTGTCGAGCAATTTCAACTTTTGTACCAGAAAACTTATAATCGATTGGGAAAGTCTGCAATAAAGCTCCTTCACAAAGTGATATGCTCCTCAATTGCTCTGGGTGGCCGAACATTCCCCGAGTGAAGCTATCAAAACGTGCTGTAATAGTAGGTGCTACATCGTCCCATGACATTCTGCCATATACATTTCGGTGGCCTATAATTGCACTATCGATCCGATGACAATCTGCCAATAAATCATCAGGTAGGTGATCACGTCCCTGGCCTTGTTTCAATACCATGAGGCGTTGAATATTTTTATCAGAAAGTCGATCTCTCCTGTGATGAAGGTAGTCAGGGTGAGTAGTTCCATCTTTTGGGGGCTCGGGTAAGAACTCTATTGTTTCACGTACTGTCTGCCGTTTGCCCGTTGGTTTTGGGAAAGTATACTCTGAGCCTATATCTCGTCTTTCTCCAACCAAAATAATGCGCTTCCTGCGTTGAGGTATGCCATAGTCTTCTGCATTTATAAGTTCCTTATGAATTACATAGCCGATGTCCTCCATATGGCGTATCAGTTCAGTAAGAGTTGCTTTACCTCGTTTTCCTTGTAGGCCTGATACATTCTCCATTACGAAGAACATTGGTCGAACTTCGTCGATGAGGCTTCCGTATTGAAGAACAAGATCATTTCTGCTGTCAAGATCTTCGCCAATACGTTGAACGGAAAACCCTTGACATGGTGGCCCGCCTGCGAGTAAAAAGAGTTCACCTTGTCTTAAACCGATCTCGTTTAACAACCGTCCTCCGAGCATATCCTTTATGTCTGCACTTATCGCAGGGTGTGAGAAGTATTTGTTATTATTATTAATTGTATCGATACATTTAGATTCAATATCAAAACTAAGTAGTACTTCAAGTCCGGCCTGCTGAAGACCTAATGATAGGCCTCCTGCACCTGAAAAGCTATCAACACAAGTTAACCGCATTTTTGCCCCCCCTTTTACTTTTAACATCTGAAATAACATTCGAGTAAGAATTGCTCACGGGTAAATCTTGAGGTTGAATACCAGCACTTAATTGAGCTTCGGTTGGTTCACATGAAAGAAATTCAATCAAAACGCTTGACGCAATGCCGCATGACATAAGCGGAGGGACAGCTTCTCCAATTTGACGGTAAATGTCATCAAATTTCCCTTCGAATGTAAAACCGTCTGGGAAACTCTGAAGGCGAGCAGCTTCTCTTGCGGTAATCCCTCTATCTTGAACAGGATGTGTAAATCGTCCGCTTGCAGGATTCCGGGCATAATGAGTAATTGTAATAGAAGGTTTATCCCAACTAAGTCTTCCGTAAACATCTGAAAATCCTTTAATCCTAGTTAAGCTCTCCGGGCCAATTCCTTGGGGTAATTTACCGCCATCATGAGGCACCTTCCTAATTATTTCGAGAGTACTTGGCTTATGGGCAACAGCCTTATGCATCCAATCTTCTTGGGATGTTTCACCCGCAGCAATTGTACTTAAGGAACTTATTGCATCTCGTACGGTCTTAAATGAATCTGGTGTATATATGCCCTCAGGCAACAAAAATTCTTTTTTCATTCCAATAACGATCGATCTAAAACGTGCCTGGGGCACACCAAATTCGGCTGCATTGTGAATGTGTTGCTTTACTGTATAACCTGCATCAAGAAAAGTTGATCTAGCTTTACTGAAATATTTCCAATACTTATTAGATAGAAATTCAGGGACATTTTCCATGATAAAGACGGCGGGATTCACTTCTGAAACAATACGAGAGAAAGCCACTACTAGGTTATTTCTATCATCGTCTTCCTCATCCCATCGTGTTTTTCTATGAGAGGAGAATCCCTGACATGGAGCACAACCAATTAGTATTGTTGGAAGTTTAGGATTAAAATCTATACTTTCTAAAAAGCTCCTAATACTATTTTTATTTTTAGAAATTTCAAGAATATCTTCATTTATTAATGGGGTTCCATAGTTTTTACTATAACTAGCGGCAGACATTGAATTAATATCGCAACCTCCAAGAAAACGGAAAACTGGGTAAAGACGGTTTATTGCAGCGAATCCGAGAGAAGTTCCTCCTGCACCGCTAAAAAAGTCAAGTACTTGAATAGGGTTAAGGGCTGTCTCGCCAATACTCAGCGGTTCAAAATTCTGCAACTCTCTTTCGCATTCTTTAAACAAGATAGTCTTATAATCCCTGTAATCTTCTGAACCAACAGGTTTGGAAATTGCTTTATGAAGTAATTCTTGTGTTTGCATATTCACACCTCAAAGAAACTTTATTTATTATTAATAGTGGGCAAACTTAAAACTTTAGTTTTAGCAACTTATGCTAACTTTTAACGTGAACTTTCTCTGGTTTAGTGCGAGAATTCTCTCTGTACTTAACTTTCATTAATACCAGAGTATTTGATCCTTATTAACAAGTTTTCTTGTGATTATTATACAAGACTTTGACTTGTATTTTAATGTTTAATGAAAATTTAAAATGAATTAAATTTGATCTCTTATGAAATGATCAAAGGGAAAACATGTTTATTTTGGGTTTTATAAATTAGTTGAAAACATAGATTTAAGTCCAATCCACCCAATAGAAAACGCTTTTTTGATATACGTACTCTCTAGGATCTAGACCTTATGAAAATCTTCTTACATTACGCCCCTTTTTTATGAACGTACAACGACATTTTATTAACTTGTACAATTATAGCATACATATGTTCGTATCAAAAGGGGAGATGAATAGGTATGATTTTCAATATATAAGATGTATAAAGCGATTATTTGGCTATGAAGCCTTTTGAAATCATAGGAGTTGTAAAGTTATCCATGTAGGTCAATCGATTTGTTATGCTGAATAACTAATTATATCAAATTAAGTATTTTTGGGAAAATATCTCATTTTCAAGGCGTGAAAATGAACAAATCAAATGACTATAGCTATGAAAAAAGAGCAAATAGAATTCTTAAAGAAGGAATATATTTGCCTCAATGTTGAAAGATTAAATCAGTATTTTTAATTCTGCAGTAAACAGTAAGTAGAGTTATCTTTATTTCTTTTCACTATCTCCCAACAACTCCCCAACCGAAACCTCCAGTGCTTTCGCAACAGCCACCACTTCATAATCCTGTACAAGCCTATGTTGACCTTCCAATCTTGATAAACTGGTCGGGCTAATGTCCAATCCAAAGGTTTGTAACCGAGCAAGAAAATCTTTCTGCTTCATTTTATTAGCTTTGCGAATTGATACAACTCGGCTCCCAATGATGTTTTTGTCACCAGGGGGCTCTTTGCGATGTCTCATTTCCGTGTCACCTCACAATTTAACTGAATTGTATGCGAGGTAGGAGTTGTTTTAATGCGAATATCGAATTAAAATAAAATAAACCGATAAACGCATTAAAAATTTTATACATCGTCTACAACTATAGCTTTGCCAGAAAGGTGAGGATGCAATGCACAATTTAATGCACAAGTACGAGGAGGAGAAGCGCAAGTTGGACGAACTCGGGCAGCAACTAATGGAGCAAGGAATTCCGTTAAGCACCAATGAGGCACTTCAGACTCAGAGTCGTAAAGTGGATGAACTTATTAATCGGATGTATCACGAGAAGAACGGATATTCAGAGAGTTTGCTTTTAAACTTCTGTTCTGGGGGAGATGCAGTGAGTTTTCCGGCATGGTTTATACAGACGATTCAGGGACGCTTAGACGAAGTGACTGCACAAATAGAATATCAGTCGGAGCCTAGACAAGCTTTTGAAGAAGAGAACGAGGCGTTTCAGGCGTTGTTCGACTCCATAGATATTGCACGTATGCCGCAATTTGAGGATTGGGAGAATAAGCTTCAATTAAAGCAAGCCGTTCTTAATGAACGTCTATATCTACAGGGGCTCAAGGATGGAATGCAGCTTGCAAATGCCTTTACTGCTCCTTCTGTTCTCTCGGAATAAGATACGATAAAAATATAAGCTTACACATGTTTGGGCTGTTCACGCGACAGTCCTTTTCTTATGCTCACTAATGGAAGGGAATCCTTCCCATATTGTCGAATTACCATATATATTGTAAATCCAGAGGATGTGAGGTTGGGCTATGTTTGAGGCATTAAGGGCACTCTTCCGAAAATCAGATTCTAAGCCGCCACAGGCATTACATAAGGCACATACTCCAAAGGCTAAGCCCAAGGTTGCTCCCACCCGAATTGGTCAGCTAGGCGAGCATAAAGTTAACATTCAGCTTGACCAGCTACCTAAGGACTGTAAATTCTTAAGCGATCTGCTGCTCCCTAATCCCAAATCTAGAACAGGCTACGCCCAGATTGATCATGTTGTTATTTCCCCATATTGCGTATTTGTTATTGAGACGAAAAACTACATTGGAGAAATTAAAGGTGGGCGGGCGGATCAGCAATGGTCGGTGAGTAACCGGTATAAGATGTATAATCCGCTGAAGCAGAACTATGGGCATATCAAGGCCATTGAGAGTCTGCTAAAAGATGTAGCTGCCGTAAAATACATCTCTATGATTTCATTCACGATGAGATGTCGCTTCAGTATTGACCCGGAGCTACGGAAGATTCACTCGGACGAAATGGTTGTGTATGATGTGGAATTAAGTGAGTTTATCTCTAGGAAGCTGATCAGTTTGAAGTTGGGGAACCCTGAGCCTCCTATTTCTGCGGCACTGGCCCAAACTATATATGATTATTTGGTCCAGGCCAACATCACCGATGCTGAGATTCGTAAGCTTCATGTGGACAAAATCAAGAAAAGGAGCTGAATGAAATGACGATCTACAACAAGCTTGTTCGCGACAAAATCCCTGAGATTATTCAAGAGTCGGGTAAGGACTGTAATTGCATAACGTTGGAGTACGAATCCTATGTTTCTGAATTGAAAAAGAAGCTTCGTGAAGAGGTAGAAGAGTATAATCAAGCTGCTGGTGATGCAGAGGCGGTGGAAGAGCTGGCCGATATCCTTGAGGTGGTTCATGCTCTTGCTCAAATACATAAGATCCTGCCTGAAGATCTAGAGAAGGTAAGGGCAAAGAAAGCTGAGGAACGTGGAGGCTTTGCAGATCGAACTTTTCTAATTGAAGTGACGGAGTAGACACTAGGCATTTAATTCTATTCAAATTATTCACGACAAAGGGAGAGAACAATTATGAATGATCGCCATCATCCATTCTTTCGGCTGGCTATGAAAACCTTGATTATGCTGCTGTGCGCCGGTCTGTTGCCGGTCATATATACGGCGGCTCCGGCGCAGGCCGCACCGGTAGTGGGGAACCAGATTAGTCCGCTGCTGATCAATAGCCAATATGTGCTGTTTCCAGGTAAGCTGGCGCCCTATATACAGGCAGGCAAATTGATGGTACCTGTCCGTGCGTTCGCAGGTGCGCTGGGTGCACAGCTGACGTATGATGCCGTCACAAAGAGCACCACGGTATCGCTTCTTGGGGAGAGTGTGGGGAAACTGCGGGCCGGACAGGCCACTGCGGTAACCAAAGACGGCAGTACAATAGCGCTGGGGACATCCCCACAACTGCTGGAAGGCGTACTGTTTGCGCCCATGAACCCGATCCTCACTGGGCTAAAGAAGGTGAAATGGGAGAACATGTATAAGGTGCTCAGACTCAAAGTACTGATAGTGCAGGGCCGGGGAGATACGGAATTGCCGCAGGCCAAGTCTTGGCAGAGCGTGACCCCGTTTGGAGATTTGGGAGGGGAGCACCACAATCCCTTTTATCCGACACTACTGACGCAGTCTGCTGATAGCAAGGGCTTCCGGCTGAGTCTCAGTGTGATTAATGCTTCCGGGTTTGTCATTCCCAAGGGTGCTTCCCGCTTGGAGTTGGTCGCTGTGGACAGCCAAGGACAGGCCGTAGTCCGGCAGCTTCCCGGGCCTTCGCAGCCGACTCCCAAGGCAGGAGCCTTGTCATTCACGATTAATGTGCCCACAGCGCCGGATTATGTGATTTTTAATTCACGGATTGAGTAAAGAAAACAAGGAGGCCAGGCACGGAAGAGTGGGCTCGGGCTAATGAGAAATTCTAAGAGAGCGGTGCAATAGGCAGGAGAAAGTATAATAAAAAGAGAGCCGTGCTGGTAACACGACTCTCGGAGCAATAGCCGTTTATAAGGGCGGCGGCTTCTAAAGGTTATCCATTGAAATAGGACGCTTACCGTTGGCCGGGGTGGCCTGATTCTTTTTGTGGAAAGAGAGAATCAACACAACCAGATAATGAAAAAAGAGAGCCGTGCTCGATACACGACTCTCGGAGCAATATCCACTTTTAAGGGCGGTGGCTTTCGGAATAGCAGTCAAAGAATAGACCGATTCCTTTGGTGAGGGCGGTCTATTTTTTTGTAGTAATTTTTAATACACAAACCAAATCCCCTACCCAAGCTCAAAAGCAGGCCGACACCTGCTCTTGGGCTTTTTCCTGTGCCTCTTAAAATCCCCCCTGGAAATTTTTTCTCCCATCGTAATACTTCCGCCATGTTCGCCCCGCTGGATATCAGCGATGATAGACCCTGTAAGATAACGCCGGGCGCGTTGATCCTACATCCGGTTCTTATCCGGGCGGACGTAACGAGGCGGGGATCTCTGGTGATCCCGCAGTGCCGGCATGTATGTTACGGTATCCTGTACGGTCCGTTGCGGTAAGAGCAGAAAAGGGGTTCGATTCCCCGATCGCCTTCACAGCGACGTTGGTTACACTACTCGATTTCCATCGAGCCACAATTGAAGCACAATCTGAGTAAGGAAACCAATGGACAGAATCCCTGGCGGCTGGTCTAGCGCTACTGTGGCAGGGCTTTGTAATCCGTGGATACCGGCAGCAGGGAAGCTTGCGGAGACTAAGGTAAGGACAGAAGGGAACGAAGGCTGGCTGAAGGTTGGGTCAGCTCAGGTCTCAAGTAGTCCTCCCGGATCTCCCGGCAGATCGGCTGTCTCAAGCGTGATTCCGTCCGGGTCCGCAGCGGGATTCTGTCTTCCATTGGTCCAATCATGAAGGGGGTAATACATACTATGTTGAAGCCAATCACGATTCAAGCGGACCAGCGCGGTCTGCTCTTTCATAAGGGAAGTTATGTGAAGCGCCTGCTGCCGGGAACCTACCGTTATTTCTCCTGGTCGCAGCATACTGTGTTGGTGCTGGATATTGCTAAGCCTTTTAGCGCTGGCGGAAAGGACCTGCAGCTGTTCTTACAGGATGATGAACTCCTGCGGGAGCTTGAGGTGGTCCGGGTACAGGATCATGAGAATGTGCTGCACTATGAGGATGGTCAATTCATGCAGCTGCTGAAGCCGGGGGTGTATGCGTATTGGAATCTGCTGAGGAAGCATACCTTCGTCCACACGGACATCCGTGTGCCGGAGCTGCCCGCCGGAATTGACCGCTCAATCATCGCGAGGCTTACGCCGTATGTACAGAGCTGCGAAATCGCCAGCCACGAGCTGGGGTTCCTGTTCTATGATCATACGCTTCAGCGGGAGCTTACGCCGGGTAAGTATTATTTCTGGAAGGGACCGGTCTCGGTGCTGACCAAGAAGGTCGATCTGAGACAGCAGCAGATGGATCTGCTCGGCCAGGAGATGATGACCGAAGATAAGGTTACGCTGCGCCTGAACTTCGTCTGCCAGTACCGGATCGTAAGTCCGCACCGTGTGCTGGAGATGAAGGATTTCGATGAGCAGATTCACATCCAGCTTCAGCTCCTGCTGCGGGAGTATGTCGGGACGCTGAGATTGGACGATCTGCTGAAGCAGAAGGAGGATGTGGCGACGTTCATCCTCGAACGTATCCGGGAGAAGGAAGAAGAGTTCGGGGTGCGCTTCCTCGGGGCGGGGGTGAAGGATGTGATTCTGCCGGGAGACATGAAGGACATCCTGAACACCGTACTGCTCGCTGAGAAAAAAGCCCAGGCCAATCTGCTCACCCGCCGGGAAGAGACAGCCTCGACACGCAGCCTGCTGAATACGGCGAAGCTGATGGACGAGAACCAGACGCTGTTCCGGCTCAAGGAGCTGGAATTCCTTGAGAAAATATGCGACCGGATCGGTTCTATCTCGGTTACGGGCGGCGGCGATCTGCTGGAGCGGTTAAGCTCGCTCATCGGCGCAAGTAAATAGACAAGAATCGCCCTCCGTACAGCTCAGCTTATGAGCTAATGGAGGGCGATTCTTGTTATATGATAAGCACCTTACATCTGTACGATTCCGCTTAATCTACTCCACCAACCCCGTCAAATACCCGTAATGCTCCCCCTCCATCTGGTCCAGAGGGATGAAGCGGATAGAGGCGCTGTTGATGCAGTAGCGCTTGCCGCCGCGATCTGCGGGACCGTCGTCGAAGACGTGGCCCAGGTGGATGTCGCCGGATTGGCTGCGGACCTCGGTACGTTCCATGCCGAAGCTGGTATCCGTATCATAGGTGACGACCTGCGGGGTAATCGGCTTCGTGAAGCTCGGCCAGCCGCAGCCGGAATCGTATTTATCCTTGCTGGAGAAGAGGGGCTGACCCGTGGCGATATCGACATACAGGCCGGACTCGTAGTTATCCCAATAGTCGTTGCTGAAGGCACGCTCGGTGTCATTATTGACGGCTACCGCGTATTGGTCGGCGGTTAACCGCTCCTTCAGTTCTGCGTCGGAAGGGCGCGGGTATTGGGCCGGATCGATAACCGGCTCTTGCTCATCCAGGATGCTTAAGTCAATGTGGCAATACCCGTTCGGGTTCTTCGCCAAGTAGTCCTGATGATATTCCTCCGCCAGATAGTAGTTCTCCAGAGGAAGGACTTCCGTTACGATCTTCTTGTCATACTTGGTCTGCTCCTGCGCTACAGCCTGCTGGATAACTGCTACATCCTCCGGGGACGCATAGTAGATTCCTGTCCGGTATTGAATGCCCCGGTCATTGCCTTGCTTGTTCAGGCTGGTCGGGTCAACGACCTTGAAGTAAGCTTCCAGGAGCTGCTTCAGGGTGACCTGCTTCGGATCATACTTCACATGCACAGTCTCCGCGAACCCCCGGTCCCCGCGAATAACATCCTCATAGGTCGGATTCTCGCCTGTCCCGTTGGCATAGCCGGAGGTGACGTCCTGAACTCCTTGAATGCGGGCCATATACGCTTCCACGCCCCAGAAGCAACCGCCCGCCAGGTACAGGCTACGCAGATCCTTCTCGGCTATAGCTGCGGTCTTGACCGCTGGAACCGGAGCGGCGGCTGAGGCGGAGCTCATTCCCGCGAAGGTATCCTTAATCTGCTCGTTGGAGGCATGACCCGGGAGGGATTTTACCAGCAGCCCTTCTTCATCGATGTAAAAAGAGCTGGGATATGCCCGTACCTGAAACTCCTTAGCCCATGTCCCGTCTTCATCGAGCAGCACAGTCAGATTGTCATACGACTGCTTGCTGAACCAGTCCGTGAACTCCTTGGCAGATTTCTCGCCTTTGTAGCCGGGAGTTACAATCGATACCACCTGGAAATCCTTCTCCTGTCCGGCCAGCGTATTCAGGTCCTCCAGACCGGCAAGACAGATGGAGCACCAGGAGGCCCAGTATTTTACATAGACCTTTTTGCCTTTCAGATCCTCGAGCTTCATAGGGTCGCCCTTCAGATCATTTAACGCGAATGCGGGTGCTGGCTTCCCTTTGCTCATGGCAGCCGGGGAGTCCATCTTGCCGGATGCTGTATCGGGCTTCGCACCGCATGCGGCCAGGATCGACAGCAGACCGCCAATCACCAGCATATATCCCATCCACTTCCATATCTTTTTCATGCCTGATTCCTCCTCCCGTTATTGAATCCAGCTCACAATCGTATTCAGCTGGTCTGTCATTAGCAGCAGCCCCATGGCGATCAGCATACAGCCGGAGGCGATCTTGATCCCTCCCATGAACCGGTACAAGCGGCGAATCCGCTGCACCAGAACTTCCGAGAAGACGGATAGTATGAGAAAAGGAATCGCCAGACCCAGCGTGTACAGCAGCATGAGGAACCCTCCGTAGGCAGGGGAGCCTTCCCCAGCGGCGATGCTGAGAATGCCCGCAAGTACCGGGCCGATGCACGGCGTCCACCCGAAGCTGAACGTCAGGCCGAGCAGGAAGGCCCCGATATAGCCGCCGCGTGCTGCGCGGGGACTGGACAGCTTTTTTTCCCGTTCCAGCCAGGAGATCTTGATCAGTCCGGTCTGGTAGATTCCGAATAAGATGACAATCGCTCCGCAGACGGCAATGAACCTGGAGCTTGAAATGACACTGCCAAGGATACCGGAGCCGAAGCCCAGGGTAATGAAGACCACAGACAGTCCAAGCACGAATATTAGCGTCCGCAGCATGAATACCGAACGGAACCGCATGGAGCCTGTGTCCACCCCTCCCTGATTCACATTGCCCGCCAGGCTTCCGGACAGATACGAGACATAGACCGGAAGCAGCGGCAGAATACAGGGTGCAAAAAACGATAATACCCCTGCGCCGAAGACGCCGAACAGGAATACAAAATCACCAGCCATCTCTGTCACCACCTATATGAATACTGCTTCTCTAACGCTAAGGCTTACCGGCTGGTGTAGATGGGGACCGTGAACCAGAAGCAGCTTCCAGAACCCTTAGTGCTCTCTACACCAATCTTGCCGCCATGCAGCTCCACAATGGATTGTGCAATGGCAAGACCCAGACCGGCGCCTCCGCTATTCTTACTGCGTGATTTATCTATCCGGTAGAACCGCTCGAAGATCCGTGAGGTCTCTGCCGCATCGATTCCCTGACCCTCATCGCTCACAGCGATCCGCAGGAACGGGCCTTCCTCAGCGGCGGACAGCACGATATGGCCTTCTTCAGGAGAATGTTGAATCGCATTCTGCACAAGATTGGACAGCACCCGCTTGATCTGCGTGGGCATCATCAGGGCCGCGGGCAGCTTATCCGGCAGCTCAATCTCGACCTTCAGCCGCTTCTCCGCCAGATGGAAGGAGAAGCTCTCCAGCGTGCTGATCAGCAGCTCATCTGCATGGCAGGGCTGCGGGTCGAAGGTTCCGCCGCTGGCCTCCAGGCTGGATAGTTCAAAGAGGTCCTGGATCAGCCCCGCCAGCCGCTTCGTCTCCAGCCGGATCGTATTCAGATACCGCTGGAAGGTCTCTTCGTCCTTGATCACATCATCCTCCAGCGCTTCCACGAATGACTGAATGGAGGCAAGGGGGGTCCGCAGATCGTGCGAGACATTCGCGATCAGCTCCCGCCGGGCGGACTCGGACTGGTGGAGATGGTCGAAGCTCTCTTTTAACTTACTGCTCATCTCATTGAATTGCCGGGCCATCAGCTTGAACTCGTGCGGGCCGATAGTGGGAACTTCGGTGTGGAAATCCCCCTTGGCAATCCGTACCGTCTGCTCGGTAATCCGGGCAATGGACTTCTCCACCGGCCGCGTCAGCAGATGCTGAACGATGAAGGAGAACACGCCGATCCCGGCTGTGATGCCGGACAGATAATATAGCTGATCGATGGTCAGCAACATTTTGGAATAACTGACGAATAGACAGATCAACAATACGCCGATCCCCGTGAGACTGGACAACATTAGATACGTACGCAGTTTCATTAGATGCC
This genomic interval from Paenibacillus sp. FSL H8-0332 contains the following:
- a CDS encoding DNA cytosine methyltransferase, with the translated sequence MLKVKGGAKMRLTCVDSFSGAGGLSLGLQQAGLEVLLSFDIESKCIDTINNNNKYFSHPAISADIKDMLGGRLLNEIGLRQGELFLLAGGPPCQGFSVQRIGEDLDSRNDLVLQYGSLIDEVRPMFFVMENVSGLQGKRGKATLTELIRHMEDIGYVIHKELINAEDYGIPQRRKRIILVGERRDIGSEYTFPKPTGKRQTVRETIEFLPEPPKDGTTHPDYLHHRRDRLSDKNIQRLMVLKQGQGRDHLPDDLLADCHRIDSAIIGHRNVYGRMSWDDVAPTITARFDSFTRGMFGHPEQLRSISLCEGALLQTFPIDYKFSGTKVEIARQIGNAVPPTLAKIIGGSIIEYYLRKEVKACVLSGNY
- a CDS encoding N-6 DNA methylase, with the translated sequence MSYQVIIKKYLSSLQQDYQDSLSGNQHTAELSFRPPLDTMFRELATVLNGNPNIVVILEPKNQARMGRPDWRMHDRNTLGVYGYIEAKGLSQNTFDIAPYEEQFNRYLSLGHKLIITDGIDFVYSFTDGMKPKVVSLIDKSLILQSDWSSITPNIEFEHMMRRFFSEPSPQYYDEGSLVEQIAIRTRYLSDEILRFSSIPLDEAMDTEEKNAIILLDGLKQLVYNHNDSNMRFDSVFADFAAQVIMFTILFAHRVECTDADSAVEKERKIREYLSREIVEGQVLRPFLTIIHYINNQEDESSFILSWTDECISFLSFVHMTEQQRQHPDYHKLFELFLSKFDARSRFDYGAFYTPIELADFIVRFTETITKRSFEGNSIFSDGNIIIDPCCGTGSFLESIRRNDAKKGAYLLCGYEILPAPYMLANYRMAILDTEINESRSHNELLLANTLSNYLFGTPVNPLTVEGYELNRAYEIASRPITLVIGNPPSSDSSKINTGDDFSVILDLMDDFRPPVQKRHLRQNIQKQINNPHLQFLRWACEKLDTAQNHSVLALIVPSSFLEADSYKFARKYIIEHFSNMWIISIDADARAGIRSDSLFNTQQGRAILFATRRYEETLGVEKYRYYDLSRFAKSDKTKTLAKSADEIFGMLTEHDIDEASYSLCPSIPFNHEIYSSFWPVSNENDEISIFQQYCSGIKLAPTSIFTHLKAPMLKRRSKEIMFRGNAAAKEWMAHQDKPPKDEEISFFANELISHGDPQAVDTLLNANIVNYAFRPFLTMKAFLWQDLLHKFSRVGGGGTRRRPEISAAFSAKGTIGFALSHSPKDQKDRLRQFASFCWYHPDNDLCRRGNSYIYLNQYPVKGTRNRVIENNIHPKLGVLLSQLLAVPINNIATEMVFYTFAVLCSQVYLDEFEGALFTVNRADMRPRIPIVNDADVFRRLSSLGQQVAELEKRDYFPANHMGFDYEAIQAEIPEGFKLKLLDHLFDEEREILILTDGLTKVEIPCPSYIQSINIAGYDIIKNVWMKFNSYNFTHSVFSPNDVIDLLNLINKLIEYVSLVGQIDVVIHDIIEGAYPLLLPTEGKS
- a CDS encoding nucleoside triphosphate pyrophosphohydrolase, whose protein sequence is MTIYNKLVRDKIPEIIQESGKDCNCITLEYESYVSELKKKLREEVEEYNQAAGDAEAVEELADILEVVHALAQIHKILPEDLEKVRAKKAEERGGFADRTFLIEVTE
- a CDS encoding helix-turn-helix transcriptional regulator; the encoded protein is MRHRKEPPGDKNIIGSRVVSIRKANKMKQKDFLARLQTFGLDISPTSLSRLEGQHRLVQDYEVVAVAKALEVSVGELLGDSEKK
- a CDS encoding nuclease-related domain-containing protein, giving the protein MFEALRALFRKSDSKPPQALHKAHTPKAKPKVAPTRIGQLGEHKVNIQLDQLPKDCKFLSDLLLPNPKSRTGYAQIDHVVISPYCVFVIETKNYIGEIKGGRADQQWSVSNRYKMYNPLKQNYGHIKAIESLLKDVAAVKYISMISFTMRCRFSIDPELRKIHSDEMVVYDVELSEFISRKLISLKLGNPEPPISAALAQTIYDYLVQANITDAEIRKLHVDKIKKRS
- a CDS encoding DNA cytosine methyltransferase, giving the protein MQTQELLHKAISKPVGSEDYRDYKTILFKECERELQNFEPLSIGETALNPIQVLDFFSGAGGTSLGFAAINRLYPVFRFLGGCDINSMSAASYSKNYGTPLINEDILEISKNKNSIRSFLESIDFNPKLPTILIGCAPCQGFSSHRKTRWDEEDDDRNNLVVAFSRIVSEVNPAVFIMENVPEFLSNKYWKYFSKARSTFLDAGYTVKQHIHNAAEFGVPQARFRSIVIGMKKEFLLPEGIYTPDSFKTVRDAISSLSTIAAGETSQEDWMHKAVAHKPSTLEIIRKVPHDGGKLPQGIGPESLTRIKGFSDVYGRLSWDKPSITITHYARNPASGRFTHPVQDRGITAREAARLQSFPDGFTFEGKFDDIYRQIGEAVPPLMSCGIASSVLIEFLSCEPTEAQLSAGIQPQDLPVSNSYSNVISDVKSKRGGKNAVNLC